A region of Mycosarcoma maydis chromosome 15, whole genome shotgun sequence DNA encodes the following proteins:
- a CDS encoding aspartate-semialdehyde dehydrogenase — MTSSSSQQKLKVGLLGATGTVGQRFILQLADHPQFELAALGASSSSAGKPYLEAVQGRWKQIRRVPDNVAQMPVYECKPEYFAECQVVFSGLDSGPAGPVEDAFRRAELRVFSNAKNYRTDPLCPLVVPLVNPEHMEILPFQRQQVGTKKGFIVTNANCSTTGIVVPLKALEAKFGPLEKILVNTMQAISGAGYPGVSSLDILDNVVPFISGEEEKIEWETAKILGGIKTDKTAFDYHEEHPLKVSAHCNRVPVIDGHMECVSVSFKNRPAPSVDEVKKCLQEFTTEAQTIGVHSAPKQAITVHEEQDRPQPRLDRDWQNGAGVNVGRVRECPVFDIKFVVLSNNVMIGAATSSVMNAEIALAKGYLS; from the coding sequence ATGacgtcttcttcctcaCAACAGAAGCTCAAAGTCGGCCTGCTCGGCGCTACGGGCACAGTAGGTCAGCGATTCATCCTTCAACTTGCTGATCACCCGCAATTCGAGCTCGCCGCTCTGGGtgcatcgtcttcttcggcaGGTAAGCCGTACTTGGAAGCAGTACAAGggaggtggaagcagaTCCGAAGGGTTCCCGATAATGTTGCACAGATGCCCGTATACGAATGCAAGCCGGAATACTTTGCCGAGTGCCAAGTAGTCTTCTCCGGTCTGGATTCAGGTCCAGCTGGACCCGTCGAGGACGCTTTCCGTAGAGCCGAGTTGAGAGTGTTTTCCAATGCAAAGAACTACCGTACCGATCCATTGTGCCCATTGGTGGTGCCACTGGTCAACCCGGAGCACATGGAGATCTTGCCATTCCAGAGACAGCAAGTGGGGACCAAGAAGGGATTCATCGTTACCAACGCCAACTGCTCTACCACGGGCATCGTCGTACCGCTGAAAGCGCTCGAGGCCAAGTTTGGACCGCTGGAAAAGATTCTAGTCAACACGATGCAGGCCATTTCGGGTGCTGGTTACCCTGGAGTTTCTtcgctcgacatcttgGACAACGTTGTGCCGTTCATCAGCggtgaggaggagaagaTCGAGTGGGAGACCGCCAAGATCTTGGGTGGCATCAAAACGGACAAAACCGCTTTTGACTACCATGAAGAGCACCCACTCAAGGTTTCGGCGCACTGCAACCGTGTTCCGGTCATCGATGGCCACATGGAGTGCGTTTCTGTGTCGTTCAAGAACCGACCTGCACCCTCGGTTGACGAGGTCAAAAAGTGCCTGCAAGAGTTTACCACGGAAGCACAGACCATCGGCGTTCACTCGGCTCCTAAGCAGGCCATTACGGTGCACGAGGAGCAGGACCGCCCGCAACCACGCCTCGATCGTGACTGGCAGAACGGTGCTGGTGTCAATGTCGGAAGGGTACGCGAATGTCCCGTGTTTGACATCAAGTTTGTCGTGCTCTCGAACAATGTCATGATCGGTGCTGCTACCAGCTCGGTCATGAACGCAGAGATCGCGCTCGCCAAGGGTTACCTTTCGTAA
- a CDS encoding diacylglycerol kinase (related to HSD1 - ER membrane protein), producing the protein MSSRPSAKVLSESPRSSPPPIGASTDANGTSSAAPSTRKTVTRQRSSSSQKGAAVLRALSRAESDFDREQLEKSSDADTRRDPVAAPPMAEASGTNLNGSVVGDTAVRRRPQAAATKKTSSTLSAPKSSRSNGHVAPASSKSWEIPRKIFHSSMGLLVLQLYLSDVEYTTVVRRLSIFLGIVVTADVIRLNNHDFEQIYERVLGFLMRESEKDKVNGVVWYLIGVITSLHFFPEDIACVSVMILSWCDTAASTFGRLFGRYTPALPSPPFARRKSTAGFIAAIVSGALTTYLFWCTSIASRGVRANGISWSGSGYAHPAIFGTDRAAGATGTGWQGVSAGFRGQSGAGLLPAASGVAAQYLGADSVAKGKLGTDALPVYNDVPGMPVWLLTLGSGLVAAVAEGLELGGVDDNLSLPILSATGIWTLFYSWGRLAGAWQKWFS; encoded by the coding sequence ATGTCGTCTCGGCCTTCCGCCAAAGTGCTTTCCGAGTCACCGCGCTCGTCGCCTCCGCCGATTGGAGCATCCACGGATGCCAATGGCACTAGCTCGGCAGCACCTTCAACGCGCAAAACCGTGACACGCCAGCGctcttcgtcatcgcaaaagggtgctgctgttctgcGCGCGCTGTCAAGAGCCGAGTCGGACTTTGACCgcgaacagctcgagaaaAGCTCGGATGCCGACACTCGTCGTGATCCAGTGGCAGCACCACCCATGGCCGAAGCATCCGGTACCAATCTCAACGGCTCGGTCGTCGGAGACACCGCCGTCCGTCGCCGTcctcaagcagcagcaaccaagAAGACTAGCTCCACTTTGTCTGCACCAAAATCGTCTCGTTCCAACGGTCACGTAGCTCcggcaagcagcaagagctgGGAAATTCCACGCAAGATCTTTCACAGCTCCATGggcctcctcgtcctccaaCTCTATCTCTCTGACGTAGAATACACCACCGTAGTGCGAAGGCTCTccatcttcctcggcatcgttgTCACGGCCGACGTCATTCGTCTCAACAACCACGACTTTGAACAGATCTACGAGCGTGTGCTTGGATTTCTCATGCGCGAATCGGAAAAGGACAAGGTCAACGGCGTCGTGTGGTATCTCATCGGCGTCATCACCTCGCTTCACTTTTTCCCGGAAGACATCGCGTGCGTCTCGGTCATGATCCTCTCGTGGTGCGATACCGCGGCTTCAACCTTCGGACGGCTATTTGGAAGGTACACACCTGCTCTGCCCAGTCCGCCGTTCGCCAGACGCAAGTCGACTGCTGGCTTTATCGCTGCTATCGTCAGCGGTGCGCTAACTACCTACCTGTTCTGGTGCACTTCGATCGCTTCTCGCGGTGTTCGCGCCAATGGCATCTCGTGGTCAGGATCTGGATACGCGCACCCAGCCATTTTTGGTACGGATCGTGCAGCCGGTGCTACGGGTACGGGATGGCAAGGGGTTTCCGCGGGATTCCGGGGCCAGAGTGGAGCCGGCCTCCTGCCTGCAGCGTCTGGCGTTGCGGCTCAGTACCTCGGCGCCGACAGTGTGGCCAAAGGCAAACTCGGTACAGATGCTTTGCCTGTCTACAACGACGTACCCGGTATGCCCGTGTGGCTGCTGACGCTCGGTTCGGGCCTTGTAGCTGCCGTTGCAGAGggcctcgagctcggcggcgtTGACGACAACCTTTCGCTGCCTATTCTTTCAGCTACAGGCATCTGGACTTTGTTCTACTCGTGGGGAAGGTTAGCTGGTGCTTGGCAGAAGTGGTTCTCATAA
- a CDS encoding uncharacterized protein (related to Endo-1,4-beta-xylanase) — protein MPAHPHLGYANPVVGHDFADPGVFYDRYSQTWYAFGTNGNGKNIQCSYTKDFCSWSHHEHDCLPGPLPPYQSDVPGFLWAPEVIEAPQGRGGYLMYVSCQDAIFRKQCIGVAYSDRDPKGPYRWITDRPLISRGETGGTLDPQPFEDPASGKRYLVYKSDWDKMYTKHPQLWLSELSPDGLSLLGDMYPLQSPQHSYQNGLLEAPYLFHHAPSNAYILFFSSGTFTNGTYATSYAISHNGLFGPYQCPPRPLLETDRARSVMGPGGACVVLGVENEHFIVFHALEREEGNRRMCVQRVCFADDGTPFLSSKPNCGKRLRLGAEHEDDMHHFGNQPSVPSETETETETGTGGRLSKLLNKVKHKLDP, from the exons ATGCCCGCACATCCTCATTTAGGCTACGCCAATCCAG TCGTCGGACACGACTTTGCCGATCCCGGCGTTTTCTACGACCGTTACAGTCAAACCTGGTACGCGTTCGGTACTAACGGCAATGGCAAAAATATCCAATGCTCGTACACCAAGGACTTTTGCTCGTGGTCGCACCACGAACATGATTGTCTTCCCGgacctcttcctccttaCCAATCTGATGTGCCC GGCTTCCTCTGGGCGCCAGAAGTGATCGAGGCGCCACAAGGTCGAGGCGGATACCTGATGTATGTATCATGCCAAGACGCCATCTTCAGGAAGCAATGCATCGGCGTCGCCTATTCGGACCGCGATCCAAAAGGTCCTTATCGCTGGATCACCGATCGGCCGCTCATCTCTCGCGGTGAAACAGGTGGAACGCTCGACCCGCAGCCCTTTGAAGATCCAGCTAGCGGCAAACGCTATCTCGTCTACAAGTCAGATTGGGACAAGATGTACACCAAGCATCCTCAGCTCTGGCTCTCTGAACTCTCGCCTGACGGCCTctcgctgcttggcgaTATGTATCCTTTGCAGAGTCCACAACACTCGTACCAAAATGGACTGCTCGAGGCACCTTATCTCTTCCACCACGCTCCCAGCAACGCCTACATTCTCTTCTTTTCGTCAGGAACATTCACCAACGGCACCTACGCAACTTCCTACGCCATCTCTCACAACGGCCTTTTTGGACCCTACCAGTGTCCACCACGTCCGCTGTTGGAAACGGACAGAGCGAGGAGCGTCATGGGTCCAGGAGGTGCATGTGTGGTGCTGGGCGTGGAGAACGAGCATTTCATCGTGTTCCATGCGTTGGAAAGGGAAGAAGGAAACAGAAGAATGTGCGTCCAGAGGGTTTGTTTCGCGGATGACGGCACACCGTTCCTCTCCTCGAAGCCTAACTGTGGAAAGAGATTGCGCCTTGGAGCAGAGCACGAGGATGACATGCATCACTTTGGCAACCAGCCAAGTGTGCCAAGCGAAACCGAAACCGAAACCGAAACAGGTACAGGTGGCAGGTtgtccaagctgctcaacaaaGTCAAACACAAGCTCGATCCGTAG